A stretch of the Luteitalea sp. genome encodes the following:
- a CDS encoding FtsX-like permease family protein encodes MMGLYGVMAYTVARRTREIGIRMALGAGSRDVAAMILRHVAALVGVGVAIGLAAAWGLGRYVGSQLFGITPTDPATMAAAVVVLASVAALAGLIPTRRAAGINPIRALRHD; translated from the coding sequence ATGATGGGCCTTTACGGCGTGATGGCGTACACCGTGGCGCGGCGCACCCGCGAGATCGGCATCCGCATGGCGCTCGGCGCCGGCTCGCGCGACGTCGCCGCGATGATCCTGCGCCATGTGGCGGCGCTGGTCGGCGTCGGCGTCGCGATCGGGTTGGCCGCCGCGTGGGGGCTCGGCCGGTACGTCGGGAGTCAGCTCTTCGGGATCACCCCGACCGATCCGGCGACCATGGCCGCGGCGGTCGTGGTGCTGGCGAGCGTCGCCGCGCTGGCCGGCCTGATCCCGACACGCCGCGCCGCGGGCATCAATCCAATCCGCGCGCTGCGCCATGACTAG